The sequence below is a genomic window from Streptomyces sp. NBC_00582.
GGCGAGCGCATGAAGAAGGGCCCCGCCGTGTCCACGGCGGGGCCCCTTGCGTACCCCGGTTACTCCGACTTGATCGCCGCCAGCATGTTCAGCCGGGCCGCCCGCCGCGCCGGCCACAGCGCCGCGAGGACGCCCACACCGGCGGCCATCAGCAGGAACACGGCCATCCGGTCCCACGGCAGGACGAGTTCGTACGTCGCCATCCTCGTGCCGACCAGCTCACCGGCCGCCCAGCCGAAGAAGACGCCCAGGCCGATCCCGAGCACCCCGCCGAACAGCGAGATGACGAGGGACTCCAGCCGGACCATCCGCTTGACCGCGCGGCGGTCCAGGCCGATCGCGCGCAGCATGCCGATCTCCTGGGAGCGCTCGAACACCGACATCGCCAGCGTGTTGATCACCCCGAGGACCGCGACGATCACGGCCATGGCCAGCAGGCCGTAGAGCATGTTCAGCATCAGCGTGAACATCTGCGCGATGCTGTCGGACAGGTCCTTCTTGCTCTGCACCTTGATGGCCGGGTTGGAGCCGAGGGCCTTCTCCAGCCGGTCCTTGGTGGCGTCCGAGGCGCCGCCCGAGGTCTTGACCATGACCTGCATGTCGGTCGGGTCCTTCTGGTGCGGGGCGAGCGCGGAGGTGTCGAGCAGGATGCCCCGGATCAGCTCGTTGGCCTCGTACACCCCGGCGACCGTCAGCCGCTGCCTCGCGCCGTCCTCGTAGGAGGCGGTGAAGTCCGAACCGGCCTTCCAGCCGTGCAGCTTCGCGGTCTCCTCGTCCACGACGACCTTGGCGCCGCCCACCGCGAAGGTGCCGTCGTCGACGGGCAGGTCGGTCAGCTTGCCGATGGCGGAGCCGTCGACGCCGGTGAGGTACTCGGTGGTGTCGTCGATCCGGGCGGGGGCGTTGCGCAGCGGGCTGGTGTCGGTGACGCCCTCGGTGGACTTCAGCGTCTTCTCGACGTCCGGGGAGAGTTCGTTGCCGTTCGCCATCGACACCACGTAGTCGGCGCGGATCGCCGAGGCGGCCATCCTGTCGATGGACTTCTGCAGACTGCCCGCCATCACCGTCATCCCGGTGATCAGGGTGAGGCCGATCATCAGCGCCGAGGCGGTGGCGGCCGTACGGCGCGGGTTGCGCACCGAGTTCTGCCGGGCCAGCCGGCCGGAGACACCGAAGACCCGCAGGACCGGCGCCGTGCCCGCGATCAGCGGACGGGACAGCAGCGGCGTCAGGATGAACACGCCGATGATCAGCAGGACCGCGCCGATGCCCATGGGGGCCTGGCCGTCCGAGCCGTCCATCGTCGTCGCGTACAGGACGGTCGCGACGCCCGCAGCCGAGAACAGCGCGCCGAGCGTGTTGCGCAGCACCAGCGACTTGGTGGTGGCCTTGGCGTGGACGCTGCTCATCGCCGCCACCGGCGGGATCTTCGCGGCCCGGCGGCCGGGCAGCCAGGCCGCCAGCATGGTGATGACGACACCGACGGCGAGGGCGGCGGCGACCGTGCCGGGGGAGACGACGAGCGGCCCGTCCGGGACGGTCGCGCCGAGCGTGCCCATGAGCGCGCGCAGCCCGGCGCCGATGCCGATGCCGGCCACCAGACCGGTCACCCCGGCCACCGCGCCCACCACGAACGCCTCGACCAGCACCGACCGCGTCACCTGGCGGCGCGAGGCGCCCACGGCCCGCAGCAGCGCCAGCTCCTTGGTGCGCTGGGCGACCAGCATGGTGAAGGTGTTGGCGATGATGAACGTGCCGACGAACAGCGCGATCCCGGCGAACACCAGCAGGCCCTGCTTCAGACCGCTCATCGAGGAGGAGATCAACCTGGCCTGGGTGTCGGCCAGTTCGCGACCGGTGACGGTGTTCACCTCGTCCCGGGGCAGCGCCGCCTTCAGGGCCGCCTCCAGCGCGGTCTGCGAGGTGCCGGCGGCCGCCTTGACGTCGATCTCGTGGTACTGCCCCGGCTCGCCGAACAGCTTCTGCGCGGTCGCGGTGTCGAACAGGGCGAGGCTGCCGCCGGCCGCGACATTGCCGTCGTCGGTGGTGAAGATCCCGGAGATCCGGGGGGCGAGGACCGGGCCGTCGACCGACAGACGCAGGGTGTCGCCGACCTGGTAGCCGGTGCGCTCGGCGGTCTTCGCGTCGATGGCGACCTGGTCCGCGCCGTGCGGGGCGCTGCCCTGCGTGAGCGGGTAGCGGGGGTCCTTGTCGCCCCAGTAGTTGCCGCCCTGTGACTGGAAACCGCCGCCGACGAGCTTGCCGTCCTTGTCGGCGAGGGCGG
It includes:
- a CDS encoding ABC transporter permease: MFRTALRNVLAHKARLLMTVLAVMLGVAFVSGTLVFTNTLSNALQNSSAKGFDQVDVAVTAESREDTSDRIAETPALTEALRERSAKVPGAASAIGVVTGFTALADKDGKLVGGGFQSQGGNYWGDKDPRYPLTQGSAPHGADQVAIDAKTAERTGYQVGDTLRLSVDGPVLAPRISGIFTTDDGNVAAGGSLALFDTATAQKLFGEPGQYHEIDVKAAAGTSQTALEAALKAALPRDEVNTVTGRELADTQARLISSSMSGLKQGLLVFAGIALFVGTFIIANTFTMLVAQRTKELALLRAVGASRRQVTRSVLVEAFVVGAVAGVTGLVAGIGIGAGLRALMGTLGATVPDGPLVVSPGTVAAALAVGVVITMLAAWLPGRRAAKIPPVAAMSSVHAKATTKSLVLRNTLGALFSAAGVATVLYATTMDGSDGQAPMGIGAVLLIIGVFILTPLLSRPLIAGTAPVLRVFGVSGRLARQNSVRNPRRTAATASALMIGLTLITGMTVMAGSLQKSIDRMAASAIRADYVVSMANGNELSPDVEKTLKSTEGVTDTSPLRNAPARIDDTTEYLTGVDGSAIGKLTDLPVDDGTFAVGGAKVVVDEETAKLHGWKAGSDFTASYEDGARQRLTVAGVYEANELIRGILLDTSALAPHQKDPTDMQVMVKTSGGASDATKDRLEKALGSNPAIKVQSKKDLSDSIAQMFTLMLNMLYGLLAMAVIVAVLGVINTLAMSVFERSQEIGMLRAIGLDRRAVKRMVRLESLVISLFGGVLGIGLGVFFGWAAGELVGTRMATYELVLPWDRMAVFLLMAAGVGVLAALWPARRAARLNMLAAIKSE